A region of Bombus huntii isolate Logan2020A unplaced genomic scaffold, iyBomHunt1.1 ctg00000268.1, whole genome shotgun sequence DNA encodes the following proteins:
- the LOC126877887 gene encoding venom serine protease Bi-VSP-like isoform X3 — protein sequence MIEYRIGAWPWIAALGFRNPRNPDKPLWKCGGSLISARHVLTAAHCAHMDGIENIHNHNIVILRLVEEVPFSRYVYPICTKEPLRKSNFVGYNPLVAGWGALRYRRPRRNALMEVQMPVIKNAECKIAYSKFPNAPDITDGIICAEHAQGGEDSCTVIKLQSYYKLYGI from the exons atgatcgaatatcgaatag gcgcttggccatggatcgctgcattaggttttcgtaatccccgaaacccagacaaaccactatggaagtgcggaggttccctgatatcggctaggcatgttttgaccgcagcacattgtgcacatatggatggaatagaaaacatacacaatcataatattgtcattcttagattggtggaggaggtgccattttcga ggtacgtatatcccatttgtacgaaagagcccctacgaaagagcaacttcgtcggctataacccccttgttgctggatggggagcattaagatata gacgaccacgacgtaatgcattaatggaagtacaaatgccagtgattaagaacgccgaatgcaaaatagcttattccaaatttcctaatgcacctgatatcactgatggtataatatgcgccgaacatgctcagggtggagaggattcttgtacggtaattaagttacagagttactacaaactatacggtatctga